Within the Enterobacter roggenkampii genome, the region TGTTTAGGCATTTCTTAAACTAAGCATACATCTCATCTTCTGCTTGTATTAACCAGTCTTACACTCAGGGACGAAAATACTCATACGTTGATGCGTTTTAACGTTACTCATCAAATGAAAAATGGACACGGAGGGTCTATGTTGTCATTGCATGGTAAGCATGGCGTTGTCATTAGCCGGATGCCCGTGATGCAAAACGGGTTAGGGGGCCTGATGGCACGTCATTTCCCCGAATTTGAATTGAGCTATTGCCGCTCATTGCAGGAATTAACGCTGCTCCAGTTGCGCCGCGCGGACGTCATTATTGCCGATATTTCAGGCGAATACAGAAACCCTCGGGGTGCGCTTGAAGAGTATTACGGTTTATTGAATCAATACCGGGATATTCACTGGATCTTTTTAGTCTCGCGGCCGCTTTACCCTATTGCGGTTGAGTTACTTATGCGCCCGGAAAGCACGTTGCTTTCTGACATGGAGCCTATTGAAGGCGTGGTTAACGCTATTCGGGCCGGTAGCGAGCGGGCAGAGCGGATTAGCCAGACGTTATTAACTCCGGAACCTCAGAGTACGGAGAATGAAAATGAACACGTTATCGCGCTCACGCACTCCGAACGTAAGGTCCTGCGTCTGTTAGGGAAAGGATGGGGGATTAACCAAATCGCCACATTGCTCAAGAAGAGCAATAAAACCATCAGTGCG harbors:
- a CDS encoding helix-turn-helix transcriptional regulator, which codes for MLSLHGKHGVVISRMPVMQNGLGGLMARHFPEFELSYCRSLQELTLLQLRRADVIIADISGEYRNPRGALEEYYGLLNQYRDIHWIFLVSRPLYPIAVELLMRPESTLLSDMEPIEGVVNAIRAGSERAERISQTLLTPEPQSTENENEHVIALTHSERKVLRLLGKGWGINQIATLLKKSNKTISAQKNSAMRRLSLRSNADMYAWINSTQGMRELSLLSAYGEFEEWKKPIQQDISPSSKIAR